The Streptomyces sp. ICC1 DNA window GGTGTTCCAGACCTTCGCGCTGCTGCCCTGGCTGACGGTCCAGCAGAACGTCGAACTGGGTCTGGAGGCCAAGGGCGTGGACCGCGAGGCACGGTCCCGCCAGGCGGTGGAGGCGATCGACCTGATCGGCCTCGACGGCTTCGAGTCGGCCTACCCCAAGGAGCTCAGCGGCGGGATGCGCCAGCGCGTCGGCTTCGCCCGGGCGCTCGTCGTGGAGCCGGAGGTGCTGATGATGGACGAGCCGTTCTCCGCGCTGGACGTGCTCACCGCCGAGAACCTGCGCGGCGAGCTGATGGAGCTGTGGGCCTCGGACCGCTTCCCCGCCAAGGCGGTCGTACTGGTCACGCACAACATCGAGGAGGCCGTGCTGATGGCCGACCGGGTGGTGGTCCTGGGCTCCCGCCCCTACGGCACCATCAAGGAGACCTTCCCGGTGGACCTGGCCCGCCCCCGGGACCGGAGCTCCGCCGAGTTCGAGCGGATCGTCGACGCCGTGTACGCGGTGATGACCGGGCGCACCGCCAAGACCCCGGCCGCCACCCCGCCCGCGAAGCGGACCCCGGCCAACACCCCGCTCCCGGAGGCCAGCGTCGACGGCATGGCGGGCCTCGCCGAGATCGTGCTCCAGCGGGCCGCCGGGGCCGGCGGCGAGGACAGCGAGGATCTCGCCGACCTCGCCGACGAGCTCGGCCTGGAGGTGGACGACGTACTGCCCCTGGTGGACGGCCTGGAACTGCTCGGCCTGGCCGAGGTGCGGGACCTGCACCTGGTGCTGACCGCGCGCGGCAGCGCCTTCGCGGGGGCCGACGTACAGGAGTCGAAGGAGCTGTTCGCTCAGGGTGCGATGGAGGTCCCGCTGGTCCATCTGATCCACACCACGCTGCAGCGCTCGCGCGGCGGCACCCAGCGGGCCGGGTTCTTCCGCGACCTGCTCTCGCACCACTACACGAGCGAGCAGCTGGAACGGCAGCTGGAGACGGCGACGGACTGGGGGCGCTACGGGGAGCTGTACGGCTACCACGCGGACGCCGAGGAATACCGGCTCGACGAGGACCCGGGGCGCGGATAGCCGCGTACGCTCAGGGACATGGGGGAATCGGACATGGTGGGACTGGACGGCCGGGTCACGGGAACGGTCGGGCCGGGGCTGGTCGGCGAGGTCATCGTGCGGATCCGGGGCGGTGCGGAGCACTTCCTGGCGCACCCGGCCCCGGGGACCGGGCGCCTCGCCGTCGGGACGGTGGTGACGGTGGTCGAACACCTTCCGCCGCGCACGGTGTACGTGATGGCCGCGTACGGCGACTGACCGGCCGTCGGGGGCGTCGGGGGCGTCGGAGCCCCGCGTACCAAGATGGCGACAAGACTCCTCCGCCGTCTTCACGCCGCCTTGACACGGGCGCAGACTCGCCTTCTCGGTGGCGGACGCCGCCGTGGAACAGGGGGAGTTGCCGATGCCTATCGGCGTATTGGCAGGCATGGTCGTGGGCACCATCGTGGCCGTGATCGGCCTGTTCAAGCTCATGTGGAGGGTGGCCGAGCCCAATGAGGCGCTGGTCATCTCCGGCTCCGCGCACAAGACCGAGGGCATCGCGGAGGGCATGGGCTTCCGGATCGTCACCGGGCGCGGAACGCTCGTGCTGCCCGGCGTGCAGGCGGTGCGGAAGCTGTCGCTGGACCTCAACGAGACCCAGCTGAACGTGGACTGCGTGACCCACCAAGGCATCCCGCTGCGGGTCAAGGGCGTGGTCATCTTCAAGATCGGCGACGACTTCGTGTCCATCGCCAACGCGGCCCGCCGCTTCCTGGACCAGCAGAAGATGATGCCCGAGCGGGTCCACATCGTCTTCGCCGGCCATCTGCGCTCCATCGTGGGCGGGCTGACGGTCGAGGACATGATCCGCGACCGCGAGAAGCTGACCGGCCAGACCCGGGCGGCGTGCGGTACGGAGATGGAGAAGCTCGGCCTGATCGTGGACTCCCTCCAGATCCACGAGATCGAGGACCCGACGGGCTACATCAAGAACCTGGCGATGCCGCACGCGGCCGCGGTCCAGCGGGACGCGCGGATCGCGCAGGCGGACGCCAACCTGCGGGCGACGGAGGCCGAACAGGCCGCCTTCGCGCGGATGTCGGAGGCGACGCGGGACAGCGAGATCCTCCAGGCGGGCTACCAGGCGGAGCGGGACAAGGCGGCCGCCACCGCCCGGCAGGCGGGCCCGCTCTCGGAGGCGGCGGCGCGCCAGGAGGTCGTGGTCCAGGAGACGCGGGTCGCGGAGCTGGAGGCGCAGCGGCGCGAGCAGCAGCTTCAG harbors:
- a CDS encoding flotillin family protein, translated to MPIGVLAGMVVGTIVAVIGLFKLMWRVAEPNEALVISGSAHKTEGIAEGMGFRIVTGRGTLVLPGVQAVRKLSLDLNETQLNVDCVTHQGIPLRVKGVVIFKIGDDFVSIANAARRFLDQQKMMPERVHIVFAGHLRSIVGGLTVEDMIRDREKLTGQTRAACGTEMEKLGLIVDSLQIHEIEDPTGYIKNLAMPHAAAVQRDARIAQADANLRATEAEQAAFARMSEATRDSEILQAGYQAERDKAAATARQAGPLSEAAARQEVVVQETRVAELEAQRREQQLQVDVRKPADAAAYETRTRAEADRDARISAAQAKAKETELAAAAEATRVTTAAAADAQATEARGLAAATATRASGEAEAAATQAKGLAEAASAKANGLAQAESAKAQGLAEAEAIKARAAALAQNQEAVIAQQLAENWPAIVEAGAGAFGNVEHMILLNGAEGMSEMFAKALTMGGTGLGLARQLLSTMSQPPTATAPAAEGTPVNGSSPTASHQIPIQGA
- a CDS encoding nitrate/sulfonate/bicarbonate ABC transporter ATP-binding protein, coding for MTTSPAAATILKTEALTKAYAGADGELPVLGGIDLEIREGEIVALLGKSGSGKSTLLRCLAGLIPASSGSVTYRGEELRGANPGTAMVFQTFALLPWLTVQQNVELGLEAKGVDREARSRQAVEAIDLIGLDGFESAYPKELSGGMRQRVGFARALVVEPEVLMMDEPFSALDVLTAENLRGELMELWASDRFPAKAVVLVTHNIEEAVLMADRVVVLGSRPYGTIKETFPVDLARPRDRSSAEFERIVDAVYAVMTGRTAKTPAATPPAKRTPANTPLPEASVDGMAGLAEIVLQRAAGAGGEDSEDLADLADELGLEVDDVLPLVDGLELLGLAEVRDLHLVLTARGSAFAGADVQESKELFAQGAMEVPLVHLIHTTLQRSRGGTQRAGFFRDLLSHHYTSEQLERQLETATDWGRYGELYGYHADAEEYRLDEDPGRG